A portion of the Paenibacillus marchantiae genome contains these proteins:
- the tsf gene encoding translation elongation factor Ts produces the protein MAVNASAVKELRERTGAGMLDCKKALEEANGDVTKAAELLREKGLSAAASKAGRAATEGVVESYIHAGGRIGVLVEVNCETDFVGKTDQFKDFVKDVAMQIAAANPKFVKREEVPTDELEKEKEILKAQALNEGKPEKIIEKMVEGRIGKYYEEYCLMEQTFVKDPDKTISQLLNEKISQIGENISIRRFVRYELGEGLEKKVDNFVEEVMSQVNK, from the coding sequence ATGGCAGTTAATGCGAGTGCAGTAAAAGAACTTCGCGAAAGAACGGGCGCTGGTATGCTCGATTGTAAAAAAGCACTGGAAGAAGCAAACGGTGATGTAACAAAAGCAGCTGAATTGTTGCGTGAGAAAGGTCTTTCTGCAGCAGCAAGCAAAGCAGGCCGTGCAGCAACTGAAGGCGTTGTAGAATCTTACATCCACGCTGGTGGACGCATTGGTGTCTTGGTTGAAGTTAACTGTGAAACTGACTTCGTTGGTAAAACGGATCAATTTAAGGATTTCGTTAAAGATGTAGCTATGCAAATCGCTGCAGCTAATCCTAAATTCGTTAAACGCGAAGAAGTTCCTACAGATGAGCTGGAAAAAGAAAAAGAAATCCTGAAAGCTCAAGCTCTTAATGAAGGCAAACCAGAGAAAATCATTGAAAAAATGGTTGAAGGCCGTATCGGTAAATACTACGAAGAGTACTGCCTGATGGAGCAAACTTTCGTTAAAGATCCAGACAAAACGATCTCCCAATTGCTGAACGAAAAAATCAGCCAAATTGGTGAAAATATCTCCATCCGTCGTTTCGTTCGTTACGAACTGGGTGAAGGT
- the rpsB gene encoding 30S ribosomal protein S2: MAVISMKQLLEAGVHFGHQTRRWNPKMDRYIFTERNGIYIIDLQKTVKKVEEAYNFVKGIAGENGKILFVGTKKQAQDSVKEEAERAGQFYINQRWLGGTLTNFQTIQKRIDRLKQLEAWEEDGTFAVLPKKEVILLRKEKDRLEKFLGGIKNMKGLPSALFIIDPRKERIAVAEARKLGIPIVGIVDTNCDPDEIDYVIPGNDDAIRAVKLLTGKMADAVIEANQGEETSA, from the coding sequence ATGGCAGTAATCTCCATGAAGCAGCTTCTCGAAGCTGGGGTACACTTCGGTCACCAAACTCGTCGTTGGAACCCAAAAATGGATCGTTATATCTTCACTGAAAGAAACGGAATTTACATCATCGATTTGCAAAAAACGGTGAAAAAAGTCGAAGAGGCTTACAATTTCGTTAAAGGAATCGCAGGAGAGAATGGTAAAATTCTTTTCGTGGGTACTAAGAAACAAGCTCAAGATTCCGTTAAAGAAGAAGCTGAACGTGCTGGTCAATTCTACATTAACCAACGCTGGCTCGGCGGTACCCTGACTAACTTCCAAACTATTCAAAAACGTATTGATCGTTTGAAACAGTTGGAAGCTTGGGAAGAAGACGGTACATTCGCTGTATTGCCTAAAAAAGAAGTAATCTTGCTTCGCAAAGAAAAAGATCGTCTGGAGAAATTCTTGGGCGGTATTAAAAATATGAAAGGCCTGCCAAGCGCCCTGTTCATCATCGATCCACGCAAAGAGCGTATCGCTGTTGCGGAAGCTCGCAAATTGGGTATCCCAATTGTAGGTATCGTTGATACTAACTGCGATCCGGACGAGATCGATTATGTTATCCCAGGTAATGACGACGCGATCCGCGCTGTTAAATTGCTGACAGGTAAAATGGCTGACGCAGTAATCGAAGCTAACCAAGGCGAAGAAACTTCCGCTTAA